The window AAGGtccaataataaattaaaacgtTTAAAGGTGGGTTTGTTTTGTAATAATCAAAAGGAGGGTTTAATATTTTCAGGCCACTAAAAGGTGGAATTTATAATACTCTTGACCCACAcccaacccatttaattaaacggGTCAAGACCCTTGACCCACACCCGACCCATTTAATTAGTATGGTGAGTTACTTGAATAATTAGCCTCGTATTTAATGACACTTAGAaaatataaatagtataaataagctttttaaaaatggaaaattaagaaaatgataTTATAAATAGTTTTGGAGGGAAAAAATTGCATAACAAATTTGACACATGCATAAGTTCTTGCAACGGGTGTAAGATAACCGTTGCAAGTTTATTTAACCGTTGCCTTTTCTAATCTTTTGCAATGGGTATAAGATAACCGTTGCCTTTTCCAATCTTTTGCAACGGTTTACTTGAACCCGTTGCCTTTTCTTATCTATTGCAACGGTTTTATTGTACCCGTTGCTAAAGCTGTTGCTATAAAATAAACCGTTGCCAAAGGGTGTTGCCTATGCTCTTTTATCTAGTAGTATATAATTCTATAAGGACAGTGAGGTAGAAGATAAAGTACTCTAAAGATCAAGCAACACAAAGCAAGTAGCATGTCAGATTAGGAATGGAGGATTAAGGGGATCTATAATTGATTAGTAAGTGTGAACCACTTAAACATTAGTATCTTCATAAGTTTTAGTATCCTCTTAATTAGctataatgattataatataatatataggatggaagaaaaaaatttgtgggaagaagaagatgaatggaagaagaagaagatagaTGAAGATGGAGAAGATAAGTGTAGAAGAAAAGGGTAAAAAGAAAACTTTCCAAGATAACGAAAAATCATACGTATTTTAGTTCATAATGTTATGGCATCTTAAATTCCAAAAATACAATGCTATTTGgtggaatttttttaagtttaaacaATGAGCTTTTGCAAAAGTTCGTGTTTACTATGTAGAATGTgccttaaaataattatatcaataccttcatgaaattcaaattttgCTTGATTTGCAGTTTAgaattgattattaaaagtatttctTGTTTCAAAACTTAGTAGATGAGTCGAATATGTTTTTACTTATATCTTAAAACTTAAGAAAACAAACATAATTGATAatcagtaatccaaagcacattaatgcatatttataaGATCACACGATCCTATGATTCGATTCtaccgatttcgatcctaccccTTAATGATCCTAGGTAGCATCTCGATCCTAATAACCTTGATGGCAATTAAATTTATGCAGAGATATTCCACCAAAATTACAGtaacttttcattatcattatcacaATCTAATATCAATTACCAAACGATTCGTTAGAGCCTTATCTTTGGCCATCAAATGCGCAAAAGAGACAAGGTTGGATGAGTGTAATTCCTAAATGAGACTCTCAACTTGTTATACAAGCCCTTCGAAAAGTGATCAACAAAAGTTTCTAtactcaaattttatttaacaatattttaaatagCTTGAATGATTTTGATTTcgtatctttttatttttgctttaagAGAGTGCGATGGTGTAGCTCATATACTTGCTAAATCGCATGTAGTGGAACTTGTATTGAAGTGTAACTTGATGAAGGTCCGCAGTGGATTTTTAATATTGTTCTTCTGCACATTTTAACCTTAATAATGTAGCTCATCTTTTACCAGAAAAAAGTTACATATAGTCAAAGGTGCTTATTTGGGTCATCAAGTAGATTTCATATCAAGTATTTCAAATCGATGTAAAATCAAATCTTATTTTcatgttaaatttttatataattgtaaattcatttttaaagtcAAATCAAATCCGATTCTTTAAGGagatcaaataatatcaaatcgTCGAGTATACTTAAAACACCTTTACATGTAATATTTTCACTTAGAAATACATCAATTTAGTTGCACATTATTGAAATAACTTTTCTTTTGTCAAGGTCTGAAATAAATATAAACTTAAACAACTTATCATTTCTAATTTACAGTGGCAGTTTTAAGAATTTTTctatatgaatttgaaatttattaaatcaaataattaatactCTCTTCCTATCTAAAAGTTTGTCAATATTGAAATATTGACATAAGGGGAGAAGCTTaaacatgattttttttgttatacataagttaaaatatattcatgtaataCAGCGGGTAATTACTAAACATAGTAAAAAAGTCAGCCGAACAATCACCCGTTATTATTAACAGGAGACAATTGTtggactgatttttttttactcaattaattattaCTGAAAAATGAATAGAAGAGAGTatgtattaatattaaatttaaagaagAGTTATAGAATGTGATTAAATAAATGCGCAATAAAAAATATGGTGaactaacttaattttaaacttagatttaataTCAAAGTGTACTCGGAATTTCCCTTAAAAAGTTTTTTGAATCTAAGTAATCCGCCATTTCCATCCATTTTACAAAAAGAATAAACTTCTAACATATATTTAACACGCTGGCAGTTTGCAGCAATAGGATTGGCCATAACATTCTATAAATACCCCGTCAATAACTGTTTCTCATACCTTCACTCTCACAAAAACCTCACTTGTGCTCTCTACAAAGCTGTCAATAATGGCAAAACTCCTCCAACTCTTCATCTTCTTAacaacaattttcaattctcactcACTCATTTCCGCCATTGAATCTCATTCAAGCTCGTTCTCTTCTTCTCCATCTTCTTCACCAACATTTCCTTTCTCTACCTCAGAATTTGTTACCACACCAGAGTTTCTCTCTCCTCTGAGCTCCATTACTCACATTCTCGATGAACTCGGCTTCCATGACTTCGCTATGGCTTCTCGCTCACTTTCTCTCTCATCTGAATCGCATCTTCAATGGATTGATCGTCCTGTCACAGTCTTCGCTCCGTCAGATTCTTCGATGCGAACTTGTCCTTCTTGTTCGCTTCCGCTCCTTCTCCAAGAACACTCGATTCCAGGTTTGTATCCTCTTGATTACCTCAGTAACATCATTTTTGGCGCGAAAATCGAGACGATTTTTCCAGGTCGTTGCTTAACCGTTACCTCTTCCGTGAACGGAACAAAAATCTTTGTCAATGGAGCCGAAATCACTCATCCAGACCTCTATGTCGGTAGTCGTATCATCATTCATGGTGTTCAAGGTTTTCTCTCTCATCTCTCGCCGTTTTCGTGCTCTACTGAAAAGTTGACGTCACTCGCTCTCCCTCATCTTTCTTCTCCTTCTACTGCGTTTACTCGGATAATGCTCATTGACACGATGATTCGACTTAGAACAAGTGGATACAGTATTCTCTCCCTTGCGATCAAAATTAAGTTTCATGAACTTGTCACTCTTCACAATATGACGATCTTCGCCGTTGATGATTTCTCCATCTTCCATGGCGGACATGCGTATGTTCACAGTGTGAGGTTCCATATTATTCCGAATAGACACTTGAAGATTTCAGACCTAGAAAAACTTCCAGTGTCGACTGTTTTTCCGACGCTTGAGTCTGGAGAAAGCCTTACAATTACTAATACACCAGAAGGTAACTATCTGTCTCCGATGAGAATCAACTACATCAAAATCAAGTATCCAAATCTTCTCTACAACTCAAAGGTAATCATTCATGGAATTCCTTGTCCATTTCCTCATCTCAGTCAGTCAATTCCTGTTACTGACCAAAAGAAGTCAGGATTTTATCCAATTACTACTAGTGAGTTTGGTTCTGATGCGAGAGAGTCCACCGTAAGTAATGTACGTCAATCTTCTGATGCTCCGATGAAATCAAatgatattttggagtggtaTTAAACAACAATTCTAAAATAATCTTACTATTAGCAGTCAGCAGTTTTGTTAATCTTGTCATCAACAATACTATGAGTATAATCTTGTTTTAGCTAGTATGATGAGTGTAGTAAGTTGTAGTAAGTGGTTAAAGGAGTATGATGATTTTAGCATATAAAATAGTTAGCACTATGTTCAATATCTGTCATTGTTTTAATCTTTTGAGTTTTGTATTGGAAATGGTTTTCTGCATTTGTATGCGTGATAGATACTCCTAATACAAATTACTACGTATGGCCGGTGTTACTTCCCATTGGCGTTGGAATTATTGTTAAAAGGGGCTCTAATGCATGTTGGGGTAGATATATTTTGCTTGACAGTCATAATTTGTTATAGACTTAGGTTGTTACAATTTAATTAGATTTTTCCTAATGAGGCAGTTTATGTCAGCTTCCCTAGGTTTAAATCATTTAGcaattttttaacatatattcAGAATACAACAGTATGCCTTTCACACAATGTTTTTATAAAGGCGGAAGAAAAGTAAAAACGCCCAATTTGTATGGTACAAACGGTACAAAAGGTTTGGGAGTGACATATATCAGTGTGGGGTAGCATACATGTGCACATTTAAATCAAAACAACAGTCAAAAAATTTACACCCAAAGTAAAATATATCACCTCCTAAATTTTCAAGTACaattttaactaaaaatacATATCACACTTTTAATAAGGTATCTCACACCAAAACAGCATATACTGCCCCCAAATCCCAATACGCTCGAGCTTGTTGTTTGTATTAAGTTAATTAGAGCGTTTTTAATTGATCCTCttcctaatatatatatatatatatatatatatatatatatatatatatgtatatatatatatatatatatgtatatatatatatatatatatatatatatacatatatatatacatatatatatacatatatatatacatatatatatatatatacatatatatatatacatatatatatatatatatatatatacatatatatatatatatatacatatatatatacatatatacatatatacatatatatatacatatatatatatatatatatatatacatatatatatatatatacatatatatatatacatatatacatatatatatacatatatatatatatatatacatatatatatatatatatatatatatatatatatacatatatatatatatatatacatatatatatatatatatatatatatatatatatatatatatatatatacatacatacatatatatatatatatatatatatatatatatatatatatatatatatatatacatatatgtatatacatatatatatatatatacatacatatatatatatatatatatatatatatatatatatatatatatatatacatatatatatatacatatatatatatatatatatatatatatatatatatatatatatatatatatatccacatTATTGTACCTAGTGTATCCTATTCGTAAAAAACTATGATCATCAGAATCTGGGGAGGAAAGGATGTTGGCAatccatacccataaagaaaaatgcaacaAAAGAATCCTCCGACTCAAGATTGATCCTCGGAATGATATGATCCTGCAACGAAAAGGAGTGAGTGAAACTGAAACCGGAGCTTACATCTTACAATAATACAAGCTTATCCTTAATCATAAAAGTAGAAATAcataaaaaacatatataaaataaaaaaaattaggtaaaaaataagtaaaaaaatgatATGTAAAAGGCAAAGGAAAAAACAAGAACACCAACTTGTAATCGAGAGGGTATAAGTCGACAATGACATGAATAGGTGCCTCCAACAACTCATATCCCTGGTCAGTTCCTCGGAGAGGTTTAGGTCATGtaagtcattttttatttgttcctcTGACATTTTTTTAGGTCTTCCttgacttctcttaccctccactatgatACTTTCGATCTTCCTCACTCGGGCATCAAatgtctttctctgcacatgtcaaACCATCTCATTATATTTTAACGCATCTTTGCAAAAATAGGGGCAACCCGAAGTTTCTCTTCAAACTCTTGGTTCTGATTATATCCATCATTGTGTTACAACACATCCACTTTAGCATACGCATTTTCGTAACTTCTATTTTATGTTTAAAAGTCTTTTTACGGACCAACATTTTGTCCCCACATCAAAATTGGTCATGATTGCAAATcgataaaatttaccttttaaattACTTGAAAACATCATATCAAATATCACTACTGTGGCTGCTCGCCAATTGAGGCAACTCGCTTGTATTCGATGAGTTAACAACTTCATCAATCTCTCCATTACTCTGAATGATCTGTAACAACTTCTTCACCAATGGTCAATatgttaaatatatatatatataatatatatatatatatatatatatattaatatatatataatatatatatatatatattatatatatatatatatataatatatatagtatatatatatatatataatatagtatatatagtatacatatatataaatatatatatatatatatatatatatatatatatacatatatatatatattatatgtatatatatagtatatatgtatatatatgtatacatatatatataatatgtatatatagtatatatatgtatatatatgtagatatatatatatataggtataatatatatatagtatatatagagtatatatagatatatatatattatatatatatatatatatgtatatatatgtatatatgtatatatatatatatgtatatatatatatatgtatatatatatatattatatatatatatatatatatatatatatattatatatatatataaatatatatatatataaatatatatatatatatatatatatatatatatatatatatatatatatattatgtatatatatgtatatatctatatatagatatagatagtagtatgatatatatatatatatatatgatatatatatatagtatgtatatatatatatatatatatatattatatgtatagtttatatatgtatatagtatagatAGTGTAGAGTATAGTGATAgtagagatatatatatatatatatatatatatatatatatatatatatatatatatatatatatgtatatagtatatatatagtatatatatacatatagtgtatatatatagtatatatagtgtatatatatatatacagatatatatatatatatatatatatatatatatatatatatatatatatatatatatataatatatatatatacacacacacacacacacatatatatatatatatatatatatatatataatatagtaatatatatatatatatatatatatttatatattatatgatatatacatatatatatatagagtatatatatatatatagtatatatatatagtagtgtgtgtgtgtggtggggtgtgtatatatatacacacacacacacacacacacacgcacacacacactcatatatatatatatatatatatatatatatatatagatatatatagtatagtagtagtagtatatagtatatatatatatatatatataatatatatatatatatatatatatatatatatattagtgagTAGTGAGAGTAGATAGTAGTAGTATAGTagtatagtatattatatttgtatagggatatatatatatataatatatatatatatatatataatctatatatatatatataatatatttatatattatagtatatatatagataagtatatatttataaatatttatagatagtatatatatataagtatatatattatatatataagagtatatatatatatatatatagtatatacagtatatatatatatacatatatatatatatatactagtagaatatatatatatatataattatatattagtaGAGTTAGtagtttgatatatatatatatatacatatatatatatatatagatataaataacatatatatatatatatatatatctataatatatagacatatatatatatatagtattttatagtatatataatatatatatatagataaataatagaatagtatatatagtatagatatataatcaatatatacatatataataaatatatatacatagagtGAGATAGTAGTGTTTATATAtagttagtatatatatacatatatatctatatacagtagatatatatataagatatgaGTATATAGTGAGTATA of the Amaranthus tricolor cultivar Red isolate AtriRed21 chromosome 6, ASM2621246v1, whole genome shotgun sequence genome contains:
- the LOC130816012 gene encoding fasciclin-like arabinogalactan protein 21, whose amino-acid sequence is MAKLLQLFIFLTTIFNSHSLISAIESHSSSFSSSPSSSPTFPFSTSEFVTTPEFLSPLSSITHILDELGFHDFAMASRSLSLSSESHLQWIDRPVTVFAPSDSSMRTCPSCSLPLLLQEHSIPGLYPLDYLSNIIFGAKIETIFPGRCLTVTSSVNGTKIFVNGAEITHPDLYVGSRIIIHGVQGFLSHLSPFSCSTEKLTSLALPHLSSPSTAFTRIMLIDTMIRLRTSGYSILSLAIKIKFHELVTLHNMTIFAVDDFSIFHGGHAYVHSVRFHIIPNRHLKISDLEKLPVSTVFPTLESGESLTITNTPEGNYLSPMRINYIKIKYPNLLYNSKVIIHGIPCPFPHLSQSIPVTDQKKSGFYPITTSEFGSDARESTVSNVRQSSDAPMKSNDILEWY